A segment of the Cotesia glomerata isolate CgM1 linkage group LG2, MPM_Cglom_v2.3, whole genome shotgun sequence genome:
GTGCGTCctaatttcttcattatttgcTCGATAAAAACAATTTGTGGAATCAGATATGGATATATAAGCCTGCGAAATTTAGATCAGCTTCAATACCTACAGACTCATATAAGTACATAAATATTCCTCCgaataatacaaaatattatcaactgTGCTCAAGATGAATCCTCAAATTATTTGTCTTGTCCTTCTTCTGACCGTCGGATTTTCGCATGGCCAGTCTTCGATGTTCAATCAGTTCAATCCAATTGCAGACAACTCTTCGGTAAGataattcgaaaattttatttttaattaatgattatttaaatttttattttaaatgctGTTCGGAACAACAGGCACAAAATGACAATTCAACTTCTGAAACTAATAACGCAACTAATTCAACCAATGACCAAAATCAGCAacaggtaaaaaattatattgaagtTAGCAGtccctgtttaaaaatattaattgaaaaaaattaaaataattcgttctatgataattatatctataaatatatactgaaaaattaaaatcaattgcaattattaaaaaacattcaaatcTCATGatagtgaatttttttcaatgaatatttttaaacaggggtcacttgatcattttttgatttttttttaacaattaaatttaatttaaaaaattgcattttttatttttcaaaatttctacatgtaaattttttttctaaatttatttgttaaaaaaaaaatatcaaatatctgctaaattaaatttcataaaaatatgacattaaaattagcggtcacttgattattttttaattttttttttaacaattaaatttattctaaaaaattgcatttcttattttttaaaatttctacaaatcaattatttccataatttttttttttttttaattatcaaagatctgcttaattaattttcataaaaatcatttaatttatagaaCATAATGTGTAATAATTGGTACTTggaataatttgaaatttttattaaaagcaACCAAATATGGGTAAAACTTTCGAAGAAAACAACGAAGCTATAAAAAAAACCATGAACTCAATGATGAACGTCGGAAAAGCCCATGTTGATGCCGCTAAAACTATAGCTGAGACAGGAATAAAAGTGGGAAATTCTTTTCCGCAACTCGGCTCAAAACTTATGGGACAGATGAGCAACAGTAATAGCCAAAAAAACGGACCCATGGGGGGTTTTggattctttaaataaattaatatttcaatcaCGTGAATAACTAATGTACTGCTCTGTTATAAtgcgataaaaataaaaatacttttcttcaaaatttaattactagtTCTGGTTATTCCAACctatacttaaataaattttttaattactaaataaactgttaataacaattaaactttaaactatttttatatctttttttttataagcccGCCCAATACTGagaattaaatgataattgaTGATATATTGGGCAATAAGcttataaaactatttttaaaggttttattattaatttttttttttaattactaaaaattcaatcaaagttcaataaatttatactacAATAAAAGACAATAAGTTTGATGGTAACtttctattgaaaaataaacaatttaattgcttGGAGTCAGTATAAAAAGACGGAGaatctttgattttttatatagtaCTGATTTTCTCTTAGAATTAATAATCTAAGAAGAATAATGAAAGCTACAATCGTCGTTGCCCTTGTATTGGCAATTACTGTCCAATcggtaagtttttaaaaaaattaattactttttcaaagtttttgaatttaattattttgtcatCACTTATTTCTTCAGGCTCATTCTCATCTGAAATTGAATTTGGGATTAAATACAGAAAATTCGCTTAATATTGGTGGATTTCTTGGAGGCGTCTTAGGAAAAGTTCAAGctgaaaaatcattaaatgtTAATGTTGGTCACGGAAATGGAATCAGCATGCATAAAGAAGGAATGGTCAGCCTTGGTAGTAATAAATGGGGCTTTGAAAAATCAGGATCAGTAAGTATTGGCGGTAGACAAGGAGGAATGAGTATGACTGGTCATAGAGGAGGATCCATTAATATTGAAGGTCAAGATGGTTATGCGCAAGGTCAACAAAGTATTCACAATGAAGGACATTTGCACCAAAACGGCGGATATGAAATTGGAGCGCAAGGAAGCTTAACTCAGAATTCAGGACATTATGAACAGCATTCTTCTGTACAAAATAACCATCTTGGAAATTCAAATAGTCATTTTGAACAACATGGATTCCAACAATCAGGTTCAGACCAAATAAACGAACATGTACACATTGGCCATGTCGAAAGTCCAAATGTTCATTTTGGGCAAAAAGGATTTGAACAATCTGGTCATGGTCAGATAGgtgatatttttttggtaaatcaGGATAAAAAAAGCGGAAATGTACACATCAGCAGTACTGaacaatcaaaaattcatgttcAGCAACATGGAATTGAGGAATCTAATTTAGGCCAAACAACTGGACATTCTGCACATCAGACAGGTGgtataatttatgaattaaatacTCAGGGTCAAAAAGGTGAAAATGTACACACTGGCCATGTCGAAAGttcaaatgattattttggTCAGCAAGAAAGTGGGGAATCTGATTATGCTCACGGAAAAGTTGAAGGTTCTAAAAAGGCAGGTGATATTATTGTGGTAATTAAGGATCAAAATGATGGAAAGATATACAAAAACAATGATATAAATCCAAATATTCATTTTGGGCAACAAGGTGAAAATGTACACACTGGCCATGTCGAAAGttcaaatgattattttggTCAGCAAGAAAGTGGGGAATCTGATTATGCTCACGGAAAAGTTGAAGGTTCTAAAAAGGCAGGTGATATTATTGTGGTAATTAAGGATCAAAATGATGGAAAGATATACAAAAACAATGATATAAATCCAAATATTCATTTTGGGCAACAAGGTGAAAATGTACACACTGGCCATGTCGAAAGttcaaatgattattttggTCAGCAAGAAAGTGGGGAATCTGATTATGTTCACGGAAAAGTTGAAGGTTCTAAAAAGGCAGGTGATATTATTGTGGTAATTAAGGATCAAAATGATGGAAAGATATACAAAAGCAATGATATAAATCCAAATATTCATTTTGGGCAACAAGGTGAAAATGTACACACTGGCCATGTCGAAAGttcaaatgattattttggTCAGCAAGAAAGTGGGGAATCTGATTATGCTCACGGAAAAGTTGAAGGTTCTAAAAAGGCAGGTGATATTATTGTGGTAATTAAGGATCAAAATGATGGAAAGATACACAAAAACAATGATATAAATCCAAATATTCATTTTGGGCAACAAGGAATTGAATCTAATCATGATCACATAGTAATTGATGGTTCTAAACAGGGTGATATTATTGTGGTAATTAAGGATAAAAATAGTGGAAAGGTACATGGCAGCCATGatgaaagttcaaaaatttattttaaagatggAGTTGCACAATCTGGGTCAAGTCATGTAATTGGAAGTTCCGAACATAAAACTAATGATCACAACTTGGTAATGACTGGTGAAAGTAGTGCAACTGTACACAACAGTCAAGGAAGTATTAAAACTGATTGGGATCAAGTAACTGGACATTCGGAGGATAAGACAAATGATTACGATTTTAAGCTCCATGGACAAGATGGTGAAAGTGTACGCAATATTCTAAGTCAGAATTCAAAAGTCAATTCTGAGTATGGTTTTGTAAGAGGTCAAGGACAAACTCAAGGTCAATCACAACTTGGACAAAATCAAATTCTAACACCATTTGGGAAGGGACAAGTTCAAAAAGAATCACAATCTGGAGACAATCAAGTTCAAAGCCAAGTACAATTCGGTGAAGAAAAAGGTTCTGAAGGAAGTGGgcttaacaaaatttttggattccACAAAGCAGGAGAAATTCTTTTTGGGTTCGGAAAGCCAATAGGACATGATggtcataataaaattgaacagAATTCTAACGGACACATAAATGTTAACAGAGAAAGTTCAGAGGAAGGATCAATCAACGTAGGATCATCTGTGACTGGCAATAAGAACTCGTTAATCGTTGTAAATGAAGATGACCACACCTCCAACATCAAAGTGGGTGTTAATAACCAAAACTCAGCAAAGGAATCAGTCAGCGGAGAATCATCTTTAAGTTTTAGTCATGGCAGTGAACATTCTTCAATTGTTGGAGTTGGGCATCACGCAAATGTACACGACTCGACCGGACAAATAGAAGTCACCAAAGAGATCTTGAATTTAGGAGAAAAATCGCATCACAGTGAATCATCTGAAAGTAATACTCATCTTAAACAGGGTTTATGGAATTCGGATtttggatttaataaaaatgccGAGAAACAATCGAAAGTTGAAATAAACCGCCATCAAGAAAGCTCATCTTCAGCGAGACACTCTCAATCATCTGTCCAACACGGTAGTCATTCTTCTCACATTTCATCTTCACACATCTCTTCTTCCCACGTCCAATCTTCTCACAGCTCAAGTAAATTCCATCAAAGTATCAACAATAGCAACATCGGCAAGCTTGAAAACAGTGACAACTCTGGAGAAGGTCTAGTTGATATAAGAATTGAACCTTAAATTTTCAATGGCTCATAAACCAATCACagttttcaataattaaaagtctGATGAACCTTTTTGATTCTCAGGTTAAAGGTTTTGACATAGGCTAACGTATTtggatttgaatatttttttttgcgtaaTTGCAGAAAAATTgagtaatatttaataacaaaatgcAACTatcaaaattgttaaatagattgaaataacttttaagttcagttcaacaataattatattcttTTTTAGACTTTAAATTATCCATTAtgtatgaaaatattttgattaatctACTTtgaatagtaaataaattggcatataaaaaaataatgtgtattttattttctataataacTAGTCTTGGTTTATCCAATttatacattatttaattttttaattattaaattaactaaatataacaaattttagtattttcgTTTAAGAGCAGTTGATacagttgattttcaaacgagttttgctcatgaataagataaaattaaaaaaaaaaacgcctcgctcttcgatagataattaactTATCTATCGAGGAGCAAAGCgcttttttcgaaaattttcatttatttatgcataaaatgcgttttaagattccataagttgtacaagtataacagagatactttcgtttgtccaatagagggcgagagagagaaaaaatgtaaacccttcttaacTAAAATCATTTATGAGTCAATCAGACATAACAATCTATCcatctttattttttgataaaccagcgcaataataaaagtaagatGATGATTGATAATATATCggataaaaataagtttaaccCGGTAATATTccattgaaaaacaaaaaactttattacTCGGAGGtagtataaaataatagtttaaaaaaactaaaaacacgttttttatagaaaaccaaactaaaaaatagaaaataaatttaaattaagaatagtgttaaaaatttcaataaatataaattaataatagtgtaaataaaaaaaatgtattttattttaaaaaaagcgtgaggtgcatggtgtcaatagttataaatattttattgacagatatgagtagagtgattatcattttgataatatcttaaaaagcaccccacgctttttttaaaataaaatacatttttttatttacactattattaatttatatttattgaaatttttaacactattcttaatttaaatttattttctattttttagtttggttttctataaaaagcgtggttttagtttttttaaactattatttatcttttacattttagtttggtttgtttataaaagcgtgattttttagtttttttaaactattatttgttgattatcaaaaatatttaggcgcgcaaattacccacggagtgttacatactgacatactgacatacaagtgaagctaataaaaaaaaataattatttataaatattataaatacggggaatcagagttcgatttcggagagggagcctgagaaacggctaccagaaccaaggaaggccgcaggcgcgcagattacccacggagagttactgacatactgacagactgacaaacaaactgacatacaagtgaagctaatataaagcgtgtaaaaagacggaaaatttacgaattttttataatactgatTGTTTCTCAGAATTTAATAAGCTAATAAGAATAATGGGAG
Coding sequences within it:
- the LOC123258850 gene encoding uncharacterized protein LOC123258850, translated to MNPQIICLVLLLTVGFSHGQSSMFNQFNPIADNSSAQNDNSTSETNNATNSTNDQNQQQQPNMGKTFEENNEAIKKTMNSMMNVGKAHVDAAKTIAETGIKVGNSFPQLGSKLMGQMSNSNSQKNGPMGGFGFFK